The proteins below come from a single Demetria terragena DSM 11295 genomic window:
- a CDS encoding EamA family transporter, producing MQFNSLHDRARLGLPLAIVSAAAFGTSGAFAKALFTGGWSPLAAVTARIGIAAIVLAIPAMIAMNGRWHLLRRNTGTVALYGLAGVAGIQLLYFLAIERLSVGVALMLEYLSPVLLVLLAWATSKRAPSAMTAAGTVTAMIGLALVLEIFGGVQLDLLGVIFALGASVCSATYFLVAASTREDGLPPMALTGFGLLAGLASLVVVALTGVIPFEVSADDVVLMDSSVSIVVPLIGLGLVAAALAYSTGLISARILGSRVASFVALAEVLFAVLFAWIALGEIPRAVQLLGGVLIVSGVILVRLAERDEDEPNTPAMTLGREHEAV from the coding sequence ATGCAGTTTAACTCCTTACACGATCGAGCTCGGCTGGGTTTGCCGTTGGCGATCGTGTCCGCCGCGGCGTTCGGAACCTCAGGAGCCTTCGCCAAGGCCCTCTTCACCGGCGGCTGGTCGCCCCTCGCGGCGGTCACCGCACGCATTGGCATCGCCGCGATCGTCCTCGCGATCCCCGCGATGATTGCCATGAATGGCCGCTGGCATCTGCTCCGTCGAAACACCGGCACCGTGGCGCTCTACGGACTCGCCGGCGTCGCCGGGATCCAACTGCTCTATTTCCTGGCGATTGAACGCCTTTCAGTCGGCGTGGCGCTCATGCTCGAGTACCTCTCCCCGGTGCTGCTGGTGTTGTTGGCGTGGGCCACCTCCAAACGGGCCCCGTCGGCGATGACAGCCGCCGGCACCGTGACCGCCATGATCGGCCTGGCCCTCGTGCTGGAGATTTTCGGTGGCGTTCAACTCGACCTACTTGGTGTGATCTTCGCACTCGGCGCCTCGGTGTGCTCGGCAACGTACTTCCTCGTCGCGGCCAGCACCCGAGAAGACGGGCTACCTCCCATGGCGCTCACCGGATTCGGACTCCTCGCGGGGCTAGCGTCGCTCGTGGTCGTCGCGCTGACCGGCGTCATCCCGTTTGAAGTTTCCGCTGACGATGTCGTGCTGATGGATTCGAGCGTCAGCATCGTGGTGCCGCTGATCGGACTCGGGCTGGTCGCCGCGGCGCTCGCCTACAGCACCGGTCTGATCTCGGCCCGAATCCTCGGATCGCGGGTTGCGTCCTTCGTGGCGCTGGCCGAGGTGCTCTTCGCGGTGCTCTTTGCCTGGATCGCCCTCGGTGAGATCCCGCGCGCCGTTCAACTCCTCGGTGGAGTGCTCATCGTCTCTGGGGTCATCCTGGTTCGGTTGGCCGAGCGCGACGAGGATGAGCCGAACACGCCCGCTATGACGCTGGGTCGGGAGCACGAGGCGGTCTGA
- a CDS encoding CGNR zinc finger domain-containing protein, whose amino-acid sequence MLFTHDTEVALASAVGLLNTHPDWSGDGESLPDVAALDAFYAEWGWTGRHDRDEAELRGVHELRTRLVRLWELDEVELVSETNAMLSEAQAVPQLVRHDEWDWHLHATTHDAPLATRMAVEVAMALVDVVRAGELQRLSRCAAEDCEAALVDLSKNRSRRYCDGGCGNRANVAAYRARQSAQ is encoded by the coding sequence TTGCTTTTTACTCATGACACCGAAGTGGCGTTGGCGAGCGCTGTCGGACTGCTCAACACCCACCCCGACTGGTCCGGTGATGGCGAGTCGCTGCCCGATGTCGCGGCGCTGGATGCGTTCTACGCCGAGTGGGGCTGGACCGGGCGACACGATCGGGATGAGGCCGAGTTGCGTGGTGTGCACGAGTTGCGTACCCGCCTCGTTCGGCTCTGGGAGTTGGATGAGGTTGAACTGGTGAGCGAGACCAATGCGATGCTCTCGGAGGCCCAGGCCGTCCCGCAGTTGGTACGCCATGACGAGTGGGATTGGCATCTGCACGCCACGACCCACGATGCGCCACTGGCCACGCGCATGGCGGTGGAGGTCGCGATGGCGCTTGTTGATGTCGTCCGCGCCGGTGAGCTTCAGCGGCTGAGTCGTTGTGCGGCTGAAGATTGCGAGGCCGCGCTAGTTGACCTGTCCAAGAACCGATCCCGGCGATATTGCGACGGCGGATGTGGCAATCGAGCCAATGTGGCGGCGTACCGGGCTCGACAGTCGGCACAATGA